CCCTCCTGCATCCCGCCGAACACGACGGCCGCGAGCAGGTAGCGGCCGGTCATCGCGGGCACGAACGCCAGGGAGATCAGCGCGGCGACGGCGTGCGTGATGAGCGCGACCCACGGCGCGCGCAGCACCTGCTGTGCGATGACGCCGGGCAGTGCGTGGAAGCCGAGCACGAGGCCGTACAGCGGGATCGCACCCATGGCGACGATGAGATGCATCGGCGCCCACAGGGCGCTGACGATGCCGGTCGCCACACCGACTGCGGCGCAGATCAGCAGCACGCGGGTCGTCAGGACGGAGCGCTTGAGCACCCGTCCAGCCTATCGGCGGGCGGATGCCGCGAGCCGGGCCGGCGCCGGAAGAATACGACGTTCGTGCCGGGCCCGTGCGGGCGTCCGTACCGGGGCCGGGCCGGCATCCGGGCCGGTGCTCGCGACTGGACCTTCCGCGAGGGCCGATTCGACCTCCTTCCAGGGCGGATCCGACCTTCCGGCGGGTGCGCTGGACGTCCGGACAGAGCCGAGTTCGACCTTGCGGAAGGCGCGCGGCCGGTGCCTGGCAAGTGCCCCGGGTTGCCACTACGGTGAGCGTCGTCGTGCGGCAAAGACGTCGCACCTCGACCATCGGGAGACACGCATGCGACGAACCCCTCTCCGAATGGCGGCGGCCGCAACCCTGGCCGTGCTGTTCGGTACAACCGCGACGACAGCCTTCGGCATCGAGGGGGTGACACAGCCCACCCCGGTGGAGGGGACCCCCGGCCACTACATCGTCGTGATGAAGGCCGACCCGCTCGCCACCTACGACGGCGGCACCAAGGGTCTCAAGGCCACCCGGCCCGACAAGGGCGAGCGGCTCGACGCGCACTCCGCGAACTCGCAGAAGTACGTCGCGCACCTGAAGAACGAGCAGCGCAAGCTCGCCGCACAGCAGGGCGTCACCCCGGATGCCGCCTACCAGGTCACCGTGAACGGCTTCTCGGCCGACCTCACCGGCGAGCAGGTCGACCGGCTGCGCGCGTCGAAGGACGTGCTGGGCGTGTTCCCCGACAGCATCCGGCACCCGCAGGCGCAGACCTCCACCGACTTCCTCGGGCTCGGCGATGACGACGAGGGACTGGGCGGCGTGTGGGAGCAGACCGGCGGCGTCGGCACCGCGGGTGAAGGCGTCGTCGTCGGCATCGTCGACACCGGCATCGCCCCCGAGCACCCGTCGTTCGCCGGCGACAAGCTCAAGAAGAAGAGCAACAGGAAGTCCGACGGGCAGCCCTACACCGACGGCTCGTACGTGTACTTCGACAAGGCCGACGGCGGGCTCTTCAAGAGCCCGATCGTGACGGGTCAGGAGTGGAGCAAGCACGACTACTCCACCAAGCTCGTCGGCGCCCAGTACTTCTCGTCCGGCGCGACCGCCGCGGGCTTCGACTTCCAGTACGACTACCTCTCGCCGCGCGACGGCGCCGGGCACGGCTCGCACACCGCCAGCACCGCGGCCGGCAACTTCGGCGTCGAGGCCTCGATCCAGGATGTCGACTTCGGCACCGTCTCGGGCGTCGCTCCGGCCGCCCGCATCTCGTCGTACAAGGCCTGCTATGAGGG
This is a stretch of genomic DNA from Microbacterium sp. YJN-G. It encodes these proteins:
- a CDS encoding ECF transporter S component yields the protein MLKRSVLTTRVLLICAAVGVATGIVSALWAPMHLIVAMGAIPLYGLVLGFHALPGVIAQQVLRAPWVALITHAVAALISLAFVPAMTGRYLLAAVVFGGMQEGVSALLRYRHWESWRFLLSAAVTGVALAIPLWFAFDVSTLPAWAGVLFVVLFVLGPVVWTIVGLGVGGGLRRAGVIRR